The genome window CGGCCTCGCCCGCCAGCCAGAGGTCGGCCCCGATCGCCACGACTTCCATCACGGTGATACTCGGCGTTTCGCTCAGGAACGCGTCCCGCATCGCGCGAGGGAACGACACTCCGTCCTGCATGAGCGGGCCGACGGTCAGCGCGTAGCCGAACGCGTACGCGAACGCGAGACGTCGTGGCCACGACGGCGAGGCGGTCCATCGCCAGCACACCGAGGGCGATGACAAGGCCGGTCACCTCGCCGGCGCCGCAGCCGGAGTAGCAGTGGCAGACGCTGCGAAAGCCTCGACGCCAGAGGCTGTCGCGCCGTATCTGACTCCGGCCGGAGTACCAGTACACCGCCAGTCCGATCGGGCCGGAGTACAACACGGTGAGACCCCAGACGAACTTCATCAGGCTCCCGAGGCCGCTGTTGTTCGAGCGGAGGTCGTGGCTCAGGGCCCCGAGGGAGACGGCGACGAGGGTCCCCCAGCCCAGCAGGTACGTGGGGTTCGTCAGAACGCCTTGAAGCGAGGTTCTGAGCGCCATATATCAGCGTTCCCCCACGATCCGAGTCGGCGGGTCGAACGCGTCGACCTCCTCCTCGATGATGTCGCGCTCGAAGTAGAGCAGTTCGACGGCGAGGACGAACGCCGCGATGCCGAGCACGGTGTAGAACGTGTTCGGCTCTCGGGTGTAGAGATTGAACAGCATAAGCGGGAAGAACGCCAGCGATCCGACCGTCCCGATCGCCGGGATGACGGCGTTCACCTCGTCGTGGTCGCGCTGCCGGAACGCGAGGTAGCTCA of Halorubrum trapanicum contains these proteins:
- a CDS encoding DUF4396 domain-containing protein; translation: MSSPSVCWRWTASPSWPRRLAFAYAFGYALTVGPLMQDGVSFPRAMRDAFLSETPSITVMEVVAIGADLWLAGEAGLTDALFWSALVVSLSLGLVAAYPVNVLLIRMGVKEGMMDPRDAA